From the genome of Bacteroidota bacterium:
CAAGGCTTTGCAGAGCATCTACTGAATCTAATACGTCTTGCTGACTATCGATTATAGCACGGTCAAATGGAACAGGGATCGCATTAACAGACTGTAGGGCGGCACTCAAAAGAGCCTCTGTGTCATTTGCAGCCGTTTCATCAACTTCTTCTACAAGATCAGCAATCGAAGCACCGCTAACAGTCGAGCCGTTTGTACGCGTATAACTGCCTCGGTAGACATTAGCTACACCCTGTGCATTGGTGATAATATCACGATGGGTGTTGTCAGAGAAGCATGAGTGTTCGTCTTCCTGGTTTTGGTTGTTCACTGCAACAAACATGCGCTCTACGGCCAATTCTGACTTAGCAAGCGTGCCGATAGCT
Proteins encoded in this window:
- a CDS encoding imelysin family protein produces the protein YTTEANASRRAAYLVAASDLLLVHLNDMVTEWNPGTSGNYRATFLSLDPDQALRNMLTAIGTLAKSELAVERMFVAVNNQNQEDEHSCFSDNTHRDIITNAQGVANVYRGSYTRTNGSTVSGASIADLVEEVDETAANDTEALLSAALQSVNAIPVPFDRAIIDSQQDVLDSVDALQSLGDSFVVAATALGISINTDLPE